In a genomic window of Melopsittacus undulatus isolate bMelUnd1 chromosome 1, bMelUnd1.mat.Z, whole genome shotgun sequence:
- the PCMTD1 gene encoding protein-L-isoaspartate O-methyltransferase domain-containing protein 1 isoform X1, with amino-acid sequence MGGAVSAGEDNDDLIDNLKEAQYIRTESVEQAFRAIDRGDYYLEGHRDSAYKDLAWKHGNIHLSAPCIYSEVMEALKLQPGLSFLNLGSGTGYLSTMVGLILGPFGINHGIELHSDVVEYAKEKLESFIKYSDSFDKFEFCEPAFVVGNCLEIASDSHQYDRIYCGAGVQKDHENYMKILLKVGGILVMPIEDQLTQILRTGQNTWESKNILAVSFAPLVQPNRNDNGKHDTVGLPPCAVRNLQDLARIYIRRTLRNFINEEMKAKGIAQKAPPKRKRRRCRRRRINTYVFVGNQLIPQPLDSEEDERMEDDNKEEEEKDHSEALKPEEPPRNLLREKIMSLPLPESLKAYLTYYREK; translated from the exons ATGGGAGGAGCTGTGAGTGCTGGAGAAGACAACGATGACTTAATTGATAACTTGAAAGAAGCTCAGTACATTCGCACTGAGAGTGTGGAGCAAGCCTTCAGAGCAATTGATCGTGGTGATTATTATCTGGAAGGACACAGGGACAGTGCTTATAAAGACCTGGCCTGGAAGCATGGAAATATACACTTGTCAGCACCCTGCATTTATTCTGAAGTCATGGAAGCACTGAAGCTTCAGCCTGGATTATCATTTCTAAATCTGGGTAGTGGAACCGGATACTTGAGTACAATGGTGGGATTAATATTAG GACCTTTTGGGATAAATCATGGAATAGAGCTCCATTCAGATGTGGTAGAATATGCCAAGGAAAAGCTGGAGAGCTTCATAAAATACAGTGATAGTTTTGATAA ATTTGAGTTCTGTGAACCTGCCTTTGTGGTTGGTAATTGTTTGGAAATAGCCTCAGACAGTCATCAGTATGACCGGATTTACTGTGGAGCTGGAGTCCAGAAAGACCATGAAAACtacatgaaaatattattgaaaGTTGGAGGCATTTTAGTAATGCCTATAGAAGATCAG CTAACACAAATCTTGAGAACGGGACAGAACACGTGGGAAAGTAAAAATATCCTTGCTGTTTCGTTTGCTCCACTAGTgcaaccaaacagaaatgacAACGGCAAGCATGACACTGTGGGACTGC ctcCATGTGCTGTTAGGAATCTCCAGGACCTCGCTCGAATATATATTAGACGCACCCTTAGAAACTTCATAAATGAGGAGATGAAAGCCAAGGGTATTGCTCAGAAGGCTCCCCCGAAACGAAAACGCAGGAGATGTCGCAGACGCAGGATTAACACCTATGTGTTTGTTGGTAATCAGCTCATTCCTCAGCCACTAGATAGTGAAGAAGATGAAAGAATGGAAGATGATaacaaagaggaggaggaaaaagatcACAGTGAGGCCTTGAAGCCAGAAGAACCTCCTCGAAATCTGTTGAGAGAGAAAATTATGAGTCTACCATTACCTGAATCTTTAAAAGCATACTTGACCTAttacagagagaaataa
- the PCMTD1 gene encoding protein-L-isoaspartate O-methyltransferase domain-containing protein 1 isoform X2, with amino-acid sequence MKILLKVGGILVMPIEDQLTQILRTGQNTWESKNILAVSFAPLVQPNRNDNGKHDTVGLPPCAVRNLQDLARIYIRRTLRNFINEEMKAKGIAQKAPPKRKRRRCRRRRINTYVFVGNQLIPQPLDSEEDERMEDDNKEEEEKDHSEALKPEEPPRNLLREKIMSLPLPESLKAYLTYYREK; translated from the exons atgaaaatattattgaaaGTTGGAGGCATTTTAGTAATGCCTATAGAAGATCAG CTAACACAAATCTTGAGAACGGGACAGAACACGTGGGAAAGTAAAAATATCCTTGCTGTTTCGTTTGCTCCACTAGTgcaaccaaacagaaatgacAACGGCAAGCATGACACTGTGGGACTGC ctcCATGTGCTGTTAGGAATCTCCAGGACCTCGCTCGAATATATATTAGACGCACCCTTAGAAACTTCATAAATGAGGAGATGAAAGCCAAGGGTATTGCTCAGAAGGCTCCCCCGAAACGAAAACGCAGGAGATGTCGCAGACGCAGGATTAACACCTATGTGTTTGTTGGTAATCAGCTCATTCCTCAGCCACTAGATAGTGAAGAAGATGAAAGAATGGAAGATGATaacaaagaggaggaggaaaaagatcACAGTGAGGCCTTGAAGCCAGAAGAACCTCCTCGAAATCTGTTGAGAGAGAAAATTATGAGTCTACCATTACCTGAATCTTTAAAAGCATACTTGACCTAttacagagagaaataa